CGATGCAACATTAACGGCATCGCCCCAAAGATCGTAAGTAAATTTTTTCAATCCGATCGTACCAGCAACGACAGCACCCGTATTAATACCGATACGAATTTGTAAGTCGATTGTGCGCCATTCGGGGTGCTTTTGGAACTGCGCGATCGCTTCCTGCATATCCAGCGCCATCTCAGCGATTGCCTCAGCATGATCTCGACGCGGAATCGGCAGCCCTCCTACCGCCATATAAGCATCGCCGATAGTTTTGATTTTTTCAATTCCGTGCTGTTCTGTGAGGCGATCGAAAGCCGAGAAAACTTCATTGAGCAGTCGTACTAGCACGATCGGCGACATCTGCTCCGATAGGGACGTAAAATTGGTAATATCTGCGAATAAAATCGTCACTTCTGAGAAACCCCGGGCGATATTTCCTTCGCCTTCTTTTAACTGAGCCGCGATCGCAGGCGGTAAAATATTCAGCAATAGCCGCTCCGACTTTTCCCGTTCCTGCGCCAACTCCTGATTAGACTGCTGTAACTGCGCCGTCCGTT
The window above is part of the Oscillatoria sp. FACHB-1406 genome. Proteins encoded here:
- a CDS encoding adenylate/guanylate cyclase domain-containing protein, which gives rise to MRGILEIIQPLDGIVTQTRSQLKNTSLILGSVSMLAVVGIVLVLGRLQQTSKELELRVIERTAQLQQSNQELAQEREKSERLLLNILPPAIAAQLKEGEGNIARGFSEVTILFADITNFTSLSEQMSPIVLVRLLNEVFSAFDRLTEQHGIEKIKTIGDAYMAVGGLPIPRRDHAEAIAEMALDMQEAIAQFQKHPEWRTIDLQIRIGINTGAVVAGTIGLKKFTYDLWGDAVNVASRMESSSIPGQIQVAEATYKRLKDKYYFEERDEILIKGKGKMKTYWLKGRLNN